DNA sequence from the Pseudoxanthomonas indica genome:
CATCCGCGATCTGCTGGTGCACCGCAGCGGCCTGGGCCTGGGCGCGGGCGATCTGATGTTCGTGCCGCGTTCCTCGCTCAGCCGCGCCGAATCGGTGCGCCGGCTGCGCTACCTCAAGCCGGCCACCAGCTTCCGCAGCGGCTATGCCTACGACAACGTGCTGTACATGGTGGCCGGTGCGGTGATCGAAGCGGTGAGCGGGCAGACCTGGGAAGCGTACATCCGCGATCATGTGTTCGAGCCGGCCGGCATGCGCGTCACCACCTCCGATGAAGTCGATCAGTTCGCCACCGCCAACCGCGCCCAGCCACATGCGCGCATGGATGGTGGCCTGCGTGGCGTCGGCCGCCAGGAAGTGCTGGACGAACGCGCCAGCCTCGGTCGCAATGCCGCACCGGCGGGCGGCGTGGCCTCCAGCGCCAATGACATGGCGCGTTGGTTGGAGATCCAGCTGGCGCACGGAGCGTTGCCCGAAGGGCAGGGCAAGCGCCTGTACAGCGAAACGGCCGCGCGCGAGATGTGGACGCCGCAGGTCAACATGCCGATCAGCCAGTACCCGGCGCCGATTGCCGAAGCCACCCCGCAGTTTTCCAGCTATGCCCTGGGCTGGGACGTGGAGGACTACCGTGGTCTGAAGATCATCTCGCACGGCGGCGCGGTCCTCGGCGCGCAGACCATGGTGGTGCTGATCCCGGATCGCAACATCGGCTTCTCGTTGAACATCAACTCCGAGGACGGCGTGGTGCTGCGCGGTCTGATGTTCGAGTTGCTGGATCACTACCTCGATCAGCCGCAACGCGACTGGGTCGGCGACTTCAGCAAGTTCCGCCAGGCGCGGGAATTGCTCAAGGTCAGCGCCAAGCCGGTGGCATCGCGACCGACGCTGCCGTTGGGCGGCTACGCCGGTCGCTATGCCGATCCGTGGTACGGCCCGATCAGCATCCATCAGGAGGGCAAGCGCCTGCGTTTGAACTTCGAGCAGACGCCCAACATGCAGGGCACGCTGGAGCACTGGCAGTACGACACCTTCGTGGTGCGCTGGGACGATCGCACTTCGGAGCCGGCGTACATGACCTTCCGCCTGGACGAGCAGGGTAAGGTGGACGACATCCGCATGAAGGCGGTCTCGCCGATTGCCGATTTCAGCTGGGACTACCACGACCTGCATTTCACCCCGCAGGCCGCGGGCGCGGCGGGCGGGCAGCCATGAAGTCGCTGGATTTCGATCTCGGCGAGGACATCGACCAACTGCGCGACAGCGTGCAGCGCTTCGCCGCCAGCGTCATCGCACCACTGGCCGCGCAGGCCGATCGCGACAATGCCTTCCCGGCCGGCCTGTGGCCGCAACTGGGTGAGCTGGGCCTGCTCGGCTTGACTGTGGAAGAGCAATACGGCGGCGCCAACCTGGGCTATCTGGCGCACGTGGTGGCGATGGAGGAGATTTCGCGCGCCTGTTCGGCGATTGGCTTGTCGTATGGCGCGCACTCCAACCTGTGCGTCAACCAACTGCGCAAGAATGGCAACGCCGAGCAGAAGCAGCGCTACCTGCCCAAGCTGGTCAGCGGCGAACACGTCGGCGCGCTGGCGATGAGCGAGAGTGGCGCGGGCTCGGATGTGGTCGGCATGAAACTGCGTGCCGAGCGACGCGGCGATCGCTACGTGCTCAATGGCCATAAGATGTGGATCACCAACGGGCCCGATGCCGACACGCTGATTGTCTACGCCAAGACCGATGCCGATGCCGGCTCGCGCGGCATCACCGCCTTCATCGTCGAAAAGGGCTTTGCCGGCTTCAGCACGGCACAGAAGCTGGACAAGCTCGGCATGCGCGGGTCCAACACCTGCGAACTGGTGTTCGAGGACTGCGAAGTGCCGGAAGAAAACGTGCTGGGCACGGTGGGTCGCGGCGTGGCGGTGCTGATGTCCGGGCTGGATTACGAGCGCGTGGTGCTCTCGGGCGGACCGCTGGGCATTATGGCCGCCTGCCTGGATGTCGTGGTGCCTTATGTGCGCGAGCGCAGGCAGTTTGGCCAGGCCATTGGCGAGTTCGGCCTGATGCAGGCCAAGCTGGCCGACATGTACGTCGGCTTCAACGCCTGCCGCGCCTATGTGTATGCGGTGGCGCGCGCCTGCGATCGCAACGGCGCCACCCGCAAGGATGCCGCAGGCGCCATCCTGTATGCCGCGGAAAAGGCCAGCTGGATTGCCGGCCAGGCCATCCAGTCACTCGGTGGCAATGGCTACATGAACGAGTACGCGCCCGGGCGCTTGTGGCGTGATGCCAAGCTGTACGAGATCGGCGCCGGTACCTCGGAGATCCGACGCATGTTGATTGGACGCGAGCTGTTTGCCGAAGCGGCTTGAGCGTGGTCGCGTTCTGCGCGTTGAAGCTCAATGCGCGGCGTGCGCCCAATCGTCGATTTCGCCTTCCACGAAGGGCCCGATCTTCTGCTTGAGGATGCGGCCATCGGCGCCGACCAGCACGGTGTAGGGCAATACGCCCTTGGCGTTGCCCAACCACACGCTCGCATCCGCCGGGCCGGGCGTATCCAGCACGATGGGATAGCGCACCGGCACCTTGTCCAGGAATTCGCGCACACCTTCGGGCGTATCCAGCGCTAGCCCGACCACCTGCACGCCATGTTCGCCCTGCGCCTGCGCAAAACGATCCAGTTCCGGCATTTCCTTGATGCAGGGTCCGCACCAGCTGGCCCACACATTGATCAGCAGGGGACGCCCCTGGAACGCCGTCTTCAGATCCACCGGCTTGCCCTGGAGATCCGGAAGCCGGATCGCCGGCATCGCCTCACCCGGTTGCGCGGGAACTACACCCGCCGGCGGTTTGGCCGCCGTGGCACTGGCCGCGGCCTGCAACGCGCGCTGGCCTGCATCACTGCGCAACAGCGGACCGCCTTCGTACCAGTAACTTGCGGCCAGCCCCAACGCGCCGGCGACCACCACCACCCACAACACACGCACGCGAGGACTCATCGGCGCGCGGCCCGCTGCAAGGCGTCGGCCACCATCGACTGGCTCAGCACGGTCGGCAGCACTTCGCCTTCACCGCCACCGCGCGGATACACCACGTACAGCGGCACGCCGACGGCGTCGTGCTGTTCCAGGAAGGTGGTGATGCTGGCGTCGACATTGGTCCAGTCGCCTTGCATGAAGACCCCATCCACCGCCGCCAGCGACTGGCGGAAGGCCTCGCGATTGAGCACGGTTTTCTCGTTGGCCTTGCAGGTCACGCACCAGTCGGCCGTGATGTCGACAAACACCACCTTGCCCTGCGCGCGCAGCTCGGCCAGTTTTTCCGGCGAGTAAGCCACCACGCCTGCGACGGGCGCCGCAGCCAGCGTGGGCGACGGCACGCGATGCGCCATCCACAGCGGCACGATGGCCGCTGCCAGGACCAGCAACGCAAGTGCGCGCTGCACCGGCTTGTGCTGCCAGCGCAGGTGCTGCAGCCACCACGCCGCCAGCGTCAGCAGCACCAGGCCCACCAGCACCAGCGCCACCGCGTCGATGCCACGCTGACGACCGAGCACCCACAGCAGCCACACCGCGGTCAGGTACATCGGGAACGCCAGCGCCTTCTTCAGGCTGTCCATCCACACGCCCGGACGCGGCAGGCGCTGCGACAGCGCCGGCACGAAACCAATCAGCAGGAATGGCAGGGCCAGGCCCAACCCCAGCATCAGGAACACCAGCAAGGCCACCGGTACGGTCGCGGCAAATGCAAAGGCCAGCGCAACGCCCATGAAGGGCGCCGTACAGGGGCTGGCCACGACCACCGCCAGCACGCCGGTGAAGAAATCACCCGCCAGTCCAGACTTGCGGCTCAGGCTTTCGCCCGCACCCGCCAGGCCGTAACCCACCGCGAATACACCCGACAGGCTCAGGCCCACCGCAAACACCACGTACACCAGCAGGCCGATGACCCACGGCTGCTGCAGTTGGAAACCCCAACCCAGCGCCTGGCCGGCGGCACGCAGCGCCAGCGCGACCGCGCCCAGCGCCACAAAGCTCAGGATTACGCCGGCCGTGTAGGACACGGCACGTGCACGCGGACGATCCGCGCTGGCCAGCGACAGCGCCTTCAACGAGAGCACCGGCAACACGCAGGGCATCAGGTTCAGCACCACGCCGCCGGCCAGCGCCAACAGCAAGGCCATCCACAGGCTGGCGGGCGCCTGGGTGGCGCGCTGCACGGCGTCCTGCGGCGGTCGCGTGCGTTCGGGCATCGATGTGACGTCGGACGACGATGTTGAGGTGGCCTCCGGAGTCGTCGCAGTTTCGGACGTACCCGCAGCCACCGGACCCGCCGCGCCTGCTTTCGTCGCCGGCGGCGCATCCGCTGCGGTCATCGCATCCACCGGCTGCACCTTGCCGGCCGGAATCGCCAGCTCGAAACGTCGCGTCATCGGCGGGTAACAGATGCCCCCGGTCTGGCAGCCCTGGAAGGTCACCTTCAGCGTGGCCCTTGCGGCACGCGCATCGCGACGCAGCAGCGGTACCGGTACTTCGGTCTGATCGAAATACACCACCACATCGCCGAAGTGTTCATCGTGATAGGACTTGCCCGCCGGCCAGCGCGGCGCGGCGAGCGTGATGCCATCGGCGCCATCCAGCGCCAGGCTGGTGCGATCGCGATAGACGTAATAGCCCGGCGCCGGGGTGAAGCGCAGTAACAACTGGTTACCGTCGTAGGCAATCGCTTCGACCGCAAACGCGCGCTGCTCCGGCAACGGTGCGGCATCCACCGCGCCCGCCTTGCCCGCACCGAGCAGGCCACCGGCGCGCGCACCGCCAGCGGCGCCCAGCGGCACGAAAGCACGGGTTGCGTCCGCGCCATCGGCCGCAGGCAAACTCACGCTCAGGCTGCGCGTCTGCGGCGGGTAGCAGACACCGGCATCGGCACAGCCCTGGTATTTGATTTTGATGGTCACCTGGCTGGCGCCCGCGCCGGCCTTGCCGGGCAGCACGGCATTCAAGCTGCCGCGGTAGGTTTCCACGTCACCGAAGAATTCGTCATGGTAGGCCTTGCCCTTGGGCAACTGCAGCGGTTGCGCCGCGAAGTCGCCCGCCGAGACTTCCACGCTGGTGCGATGCCGGTACAGGTAATAGCCGTCGGCAATCTTCCATTGCACCTCGATCCGATCGCGGCTGGGCGCGCTCACGCTGGGCACGAACACCGCATCCACCGGCGGCAGATCCTGCGGGCGGATCTGCGCCTGCGCCGGAGAGGCGGGCAACAACACTCCGGACAACAGCAGGCCGGACAACAACAGGCCCGCGCAGAGCAGGCGAGACAACCACGTCATGGATCAGGATTCCTCAGCGGCTTCGTCGCCGGTTTCACCGACAACCCAGTGCAGATAGGCGGGCAAACCGGCGGCGACCGGCAGGGCCACCAGTTCCGGCAATTCATAAGGGTGCAGCTGGCTCAGTCGCGCCGCCAGCGCCGGCAGGCGCTCGCCGGTGGTCTTGATGATCAGCTGGACTTCTTCCGAGTGTTCAATCGCCCCTTGCCACTGATAAGTGGAGCGCACCCCCGGCAGGATGTTCACGCAGGCCGCCAACCGCTCACCCACCAGGGCGTCGGCCAGGCGCTGGGCGCTTTCCAGGTCGGGGCAGGTGGAGAAGGCCAGATGGACGGACATGGGGCGATTATCCGATCTTGTCGAGCGCGCGCAGGCGCGGGCGCAGCCAATCCGCCAGCGCGGCTTCATCCAGCTCGCCGCCGGCCAGCATCAGCATTTCCTGCACGCATTCGACATTGCTGGCTTCCAGCTCCCAGCCGTTGAGGTTGAGGAAAGTTTCCATGACCACCAGCGCGGTGCGCTTGTTGCCGTCCACGAAGGGATGATTGCGGGCCAGCCCGTAGCCATACGCCGCCGCCAGCGCGGCCAGATCGGGCGGCGGCATACCGTAGGCCTGCAGCTGCCGGGGTCGGGCCAGGGCGCTTTCCATCAGGCTGGCATCGCGGACGCCGGCAGGACCACCGTGTTCGGCAAGCTGGGCTTCGTGGATGGCCAGGACCACGGCTTCGCGCAACCAGCGCGGGCCTTCGCTCACTTGGCCAGCTCGCGCAAGGCGTCACGGCGACGGCGCATGACCGCTTCGGCCGCTTCCATCTGCTCGGCAAACTCGGGGTCGAAGGGGGTCAGGCGATAGCCGTCCGGCGACTCGGTCAGGTACAGCGTGTCGCCTTCGGCCACGCGCATGCGCGCCAGGATGTCCTTGGGCAGGACCAGGCCGACGGAGTTGCCGATGCGGTTGAGCTTGAGGGATTTCATGGGTAGTCTCCTGCTGGCGTTATTACACACGTAAAACTCCGGTCGGGCAATTCTTTCGGCCCTCGCTCTTGAAAGCCCTGACCAGACCCCCATCTCTGGGCAGTCCCGGTTCGCCGGGATCTTTTTGCCCGCGTGACTGGCACTCAGCGTGACCGAGTGCTAACATCGCCGCCCTTTCCCAGTCCAATCAATCACTTAAAGAGGATTGAAATGAGCAATATCAAGCCCCTGTACGACCGCGTGGTCATCAAGCGCATGGAAGAAGAGAAGCTGTCCGCCGGCGGCATCGTGATCCCGGACTCGGCCACCGAGAAGCCGATCAAGGGTGAAGTCGTCGCCGTGGGCGAAGGCAAGGTGCTGGACAACGGCAGCGTGCGCGCGCCGAAGGTCAAGGTCGGCGACAAGGTGCTGTTCGGCAAGTACAGCGGCACCGAAGTGAAGCTCGACGGCACCGATCTGCTGGTCGTCAAAGAAGACGACATCTTCGCGATCCTGGGCTGAGCCCGCCCCGCGCCCTTTTCTTACGCATTTACTGATCAAGGAATACACCCATGGCAGCAAAAGACATCCGCTTCGGTGAAGACGCACGTTCGCGCATGGTGCGCGGCGTCAACATCCTGGCCAACGCCGTCAAGGCCACGCTCGGCCCGAAGGGCCGCAACGTCGTGCTCGAGAAGAGCTTCGGCGCCCCCACCATCACCAAGGACGGCGTGTCCGTCGCCAAGGAAATCGAACTGGCTGACAAGTTCGAGAACATGGGCGCGCAGATGGTGAAGGAAGTCGCTTCCAAGACCTCCGACAACGCCGGTGACGGCACCACCACCGCCACCGTGCTGGCGCAGGCGCTGATCCGCGAAGGTTCCAAGGCGGTCGCCGCCGGCATGAACCCGATGGACCTCAAGCGCGGCATCGACAAGGCCGTCATCGCCGCCGTGGCCGAGCTGAAGAAGATCAGCAAGCCCACCGCCGACGACAAGGCCATCGCCCAGGTCGGCACCATCTCGGCCAACTCGGACGAGTCGATCGGCAACATCATTGCCGACGCCATGAAGAAGGTCGGCAAGGAAGGCGTGATCACCGTTGAAGAAGGCTCGGGCCTGGACAACGAACTGGACGTCGTCGAAGGCATGCAGTTCGATCGCGGCTACCTGTCGCCATACTTCGTCAACAACCAGCAGTCGATGACCGCTGACCTGGATGACCCGTACATCCTGCTGCACGACAAGAAGATCTCCAACGTGCGCGACCTGCTGCCCGTGCTGGAAGGCGTGGCCAAGGCCGGCAAGCCGCTGTTGATCGTGGCCGAAGAAGTCGAAGGCGAAGCGCTGGCCACCCTGGTGGTCAACACCATCCGCGGCATCGTCAAGGTCGTGGCCGTCAAGGCGCCGGGCTTCGGCGACCGTCGCAAGGCGATGCTGGAAGACATGGCCGTGCTGACCGGCGGCACCGTGATCTCCGAAGAAGTCGGCCTGTCGCTGGAAAAGGCCACCATCAAGGATCTGGGCCGCGCCAAGAAGGTGCAGGTCTCG
Encoded proteins:
- the groES gene encoding co-chaperone GroES, producing the protein MSNIKPLYDRVVIKRMEEEKLSAGGIVIPDSATEKPIKGEVVAVGEGKVLDNGSVRAPKVKVGDKVLFGKYSGTEVKLDGTDLLVVKEDDIFAILG
- a CDS encoding TlpA family protein disulfide reductase, coding for MSPRVRVLWVVVVAGALGLAASYWYEGGPLLRSDAGQRALQAAASATAAKPPAGVVPAQPGEAMPAIRLPDLQGKPVDLKTAFQGRPLLINVWASWCGPCIKEMPELDRFAQAQGEHGVQVVGLALDTPEGVREFLDKVPVRYPIVLDTPGPADASVWLGNAKGVLPYTVLVGADGRILKQKIGPFVEGEIDDWAHAAH
- a CDS encoding protein-disulfide reductase DsbD family protein, which encodes MTWLSRLLCAGLLLSGLLLSGVLLPASPAQAQIRPQDLPPVDAVFVPSVSAPSRDRIEVQWKIADGYYLYRHRTSVEVSAGDFAAQPLQLPKGKAYHDEFFGDVETYRGSLNAVLPGKAGAGASQVTIKIKYQGCADAGVCYPPQTRSLSVSLPAADGADATRAFVPLGAAGGARAGGLLGAGKAGAVDAAPLPEQRAFAVEAIAYDGNQLLLRFTPAPGYYVYRDRTSLALDGADGITLAAPRWPAGKSYHDEHFGDVVVYFDQTEVPVPLLRRDARAARATLKVTFQGCQTGGICYPPMTRRFELAIPAGKVQPVDAMTAADAPPATKAGAAGPVAAGTSETATTPEATSTSSSDVTSMPERTRPPQDAVQRATQAPASLWMALLLALAGGVVLNLMPCVLPVLSLKALSLASADRPRARAVSYTAGVILSFVALGAVALALRAAGQALGWGFQLQQPWVIGLLVYVVFAVGLSLSGVFAVGYGLAGAGESLSRKSGLAGDFFTGVLAVVVASPCTAPFMGVALAFAFAATVPVALLVFLMLGLGLALPFLLIGFVPALSQRLPRPGVWMDSLKKALAFPMYLTAVWLLWVLGRQRGIDAVALVLVGLVLLTLAAWWLQHLRWQHKPVQRALALLVLAAAIVPLWMAHRVPSPTLAAAPVAGVVAYSPEKLAELRAQGKVVFVDITADWCVTCKANEKTVLNREAFRQSLAAVDGVFMQGDWTNVDASITTFLEQHDAVGVPLYVVYPRGGGEGEVLPTVLSQSMVADALQRAARR
- a CDS encoding isovaleryl-CoA dehydrogenase; its protein translation is MKSLDFDLGEDIDQLRDSVQRFAASVIAPLAAQADRDNAFPAGLWPQLGELGLLGLTVEEQYGGANLGYLAHVVAMEEISRACSAIGLSYGAHSNLCVNQLRKNGNAEQKQRYLPKLVSGEHVGALAMSESGAGSDVVGMKLRAERRGDRYVLNGHKMWITNGPDADTLIVYAKTDADAGSRGITAFIVEKGFAGFSTAQKLDKLGMRGSNTCELVFEDCEVPEENVLGTVGRGVAVLMSGLDYERVVLSGGPLGIMAACLDVVVPYVRERRQFGQAIGEFGLMQAKLADMYVGFNACRAYVYAVARACDRNGATRKDAAGAILYAAEKASWIAGQAIQSLGGNGYMNEYAPGRLWRDAKLYEIGAGTSEIRRMLIGRELFAEAA
- a CDS encoding AbrB/MazE/SpoVT family DNA-binding domain-containing protein, which produces MKSLKLNRIGNSVGLVLPKDILARMRVAEGDTLYLTESPDGYRLTPFDPEFAEQMEAAEAVMRRRRDALRELAK
- the cutA gene encoding divalent-cation tolerance protein CutA: MSVHLAFSTCPDLESAQRLADALVGERLAACVNILPGVRSTYQWQGAIEHSEEVQLIIKTTGERLPALAARLSQLHPYELPELVALPVAAGLPAYLHWVVGETGDEAAEES
- a CDS encoding serine hydrolase; the protein is MSRLSPSLRPLALALLCSIPALALADPPKNLDARVAQVMQEQGVPGMAVAIVENGHVVHAKGYGVRRLGGTEAVDADTIFPIGSTSKAMTVAALAVLVDEKKIDWDDRVIDHLPGFQMYDAWVTRELTIRDLLVHRSGLGLGAGDLMFVPRSSLSRAESVRRLRYLKPATSFRSGYAYDNVLYMVAGAVIEAVSGQTWEAYIRDHVFEPAGMRVTTSDEVDQFATANRAQPHARMDGGLRGVGRQEVLDERASLGRNAAPAGGVASSANDMARWLEIQLAHGALPEGQGKRLYSETAAREMWTPQVNMPISQYPAPIAEATPQFSSYALGWDVEDYRGLKIISHGGAVLGAQTMVVLIPDRNIGFSLNINSEDGVVLRGLMFELLDHYLDQPQRDWVGDFSKFRQARELLKVSAKPVASRPTLPLGGYAGRYADPWYGPISIHQEGKRLRLNFEQTPNMQGTLEHWQYDTFVVRWDDRTSEPAYMTFRLDEQGKVDDIRMKAVSPIADFSWDYHDLHFTPQAAGAAGGQP
- a CDS encoding type II toxin-antitoxin system death-on-curing family toxin; this encodes MSEGPRWLREAVVLAIHEAQLAEHGGPAGVRDASLMESALARPRQLQAYGMPPPDLAALAAAYGYGLARNHPFVDGNKRTALVVMETFLNLNGWELEASNVECVQEMLMLAGGELDEAALADWLRPRLRALDKIG
- the groL gene encoding chaperonin GroEL (60 kDa chaperone family; promotes refolding of misfolded polypeptides especially under stressful conditions; forms two stacked rings of heptamers to form a barrel-shaped 14mer; ends can be capped by GroES; misfolded proteins enter the barrel where they are refolded when GroES binds), coding for MAAKDIRFGEDARSRMVRGVNILANAVKATLGPKGRNVVLEKSFGAPTITKDGVSVAKEIELADKFENMGAQMVKEVASKTSDNAGDGTTTATVLAQALIREGSKAVAAGMNPMDLKRGIDKAVIAAVAELKKISKPTADDKAIAQVGTISANSDESIGNIIADAMKKVGKEGVITVEEGSGLDNELDVVEGMQFDRGYLSPYFVNNQQSMTADLDDPYILLHDKKISNVRDLLPVLEGVAKAGKPLLIVAEEVEGEALATLVVNTIRGIVKVVAVKAPGFGDRRKAMLEDMAVLTGGTVISEEVGLSLEKATIKDLGRAKKVQVSKENTTIIDGAGDTGGIEARIKQIKAQIEETSSDYDREKLQERVAKLAGGVAVIKVGAATEVEMKEKKARVEDALHATRAAVEEGVVPGGGVALIRAKANIEGLKGINEDQTHGIQIALRAMEAPLREIVTNAGEEPSVIVNKVKDGSGNFGYNAANGEFGDMVEFGILDPTKVTRTALQNAASIAGLMITTEAMVAESPKKDEPAMPPGGGMGGMGGMDF